The following coding sequences lie in one Trueperaceae bacterium genomic window:
- a CDS encoding MFS transporter, with protein sequence MWKLCASTAFVFMTKAMLTPLVPLYSLELGASVSLVGLLVAASFVLPLFLALPVGSLVDRRGSAPVMTAGAVLMGLAPLIIAVVPGLAAVAVAQVVAGLAHLLMGLATQSFVGSISTGVRRERDYGWYTTFASAGQLAGPLAAGLLADALGYAAAFSAAAAISVVGVVLTRLLPDDRGRASGSAGLGSSLLTVGTLLGRPGVRLGILASASGIFAMTAFSAFQPTYLESLSYSATTIGMLLSLKSLASMAVRPFMPGVTKLLGGKLNTLWAMMLLVAVTLGATGYFESLGPLVLLSIGFGVGFGISQPVSMVTVVEESEPGNRGFLLGLRLTGNRVAQLVGPLVIGLVADALGFGPAFLAGALVVVVGSFLLLLFRPRAAQALNR encoded by the coding sequence CTGTGGAAGCTCTGCGCCAGCACCGCGTTCGTGTTCATGACGAAGGCGATGCTCACGCCCCTGGTGCCGCTCTACAGCCTCGAGCTCGGGGCGTCGGTGTCCCTGGTCGGGCTGCTGGTGGCCGCGTCGTTCGTCCTGCCGCTGTTCCTGGCCCTGCCGGTGGGGAGCCTCGTCGACCGCCGCGGTTCGGCGCCCGTCATGACGGCCGGCGCCGTGCTGATGGGCCTGGCCCCCTTGATCATCGCCGTGGTCCCCGGGCTGGCGGCCGTCGCCGTCGCGCAGGTGGTCGCCGGCCTGGCGCACCTGCTGATGGGCCTGGCGACGCAGAGCTTCGTGGGGTCCATCTCCACCGGCGTCCGCCGCGAGCGCGACTACGGCTGGTACACGACGTTCGCGTCGGCCGGCCAGCTCGCCGGCCCCCTGGCGGCCGGGCTGCTGGCCGACGCTCTCGGGTACGCGGCCGCGTTCTCCGCGGCCGCGGCGATCTCGGTGGTCGGGGTCGTCCTCACGCGCCTGCTGCCCGACGACCGCGGGCGGGCCAGCGGCAGTGCGGGGCTCGGCTCGAGCCTGCTGACCGTGGGTACCCTCCTCGGGCGCCCCGGGGTGCGGCTCGGCATCCTGGCCAGCGCCAGCGGGATCTTCGCGATGACGGCCTTCTCGGCCTTCCAGCCCACGTACCTCGAGAGCCTCTCCTACTCCGCGACGACGATCGGCATGCTGCTCTCGCTCAAGAGCCTGGCGTCGATGGCCGTGAGGCCCTTCATGCCGGGCGTGACCAAGCTGCTTGGCGGCAAGCTGAACACGCTGTGGGCGATGATGCTGTTGGTCGCCGTGACGCTGGGGGCGACGGGGTACTTCGAGTCCCTCGGCCCCCTGGTGCTGCTGTCGATAGGCTTCGGCGTCGGCTTCGGGATCTCGCAGCCCGTGAGCATGGTGACGGTCGTCGAGGAGAGCGAGCCCGGCAACCGCGGCTTCCTCCTCGGCCTCCGCCTCACCGGCAACAGGGTGGCGCAGCTCGTCGGCCCGCTGGTGATAGGCCTCGTGGCCGACGCCCTCGGCTTCGGCCCGGCGTTCCTCGCCGGCGCCCTGGTCGTCGTCGTGGGCAGCTTCCTGCTGCTCCTCTTCCGCCCCCGGGCCGCGCAGGCGCTGAACCGCTGA
- a CDS encoding TIGR03557 family F420-dependent LLM class oxidoreductase — MAKIGYAAALEQFGPSELLRYCRLAEERGFAGVMAADHFQPWVPAQGASAFVWSWMGALGEATERLTFGPGVTCPSFRYHPAIIAQAAATLGAMYPGRFWLGLGSGEALNEHFVGGVWPEPHVRLRMMQEAVEIIRQLFTGEVIRHREDGYFKLGRVKLWTLPEEPVPVLVATSGPVTARWTGEHCDGIIMPGAAPAKLRMLLDRFAEGARRAGKDPEKMPKLLQLHLSWAPTREEAEANALREWPNGGMAFPKQDIRSPEDFEQMAKLVRIENYRDRMLISPDLEEHREHIQRFLDLGFTEVHVHNVGRNQEEFIAAFADEVLPRLSG, encoded by the coding sequence ATGGCCAAGATCGGTTACGCGGCGGCACTCGAGCAGTTCGGTCCGTCCGAGCTCCTGCGCTACTGCCGGCTGGCCGAGGAGCGGGGTTTCGCCGGCGTCATGGCGGCCGACCACTTCCAGCCCTGGGTCCCGGCGCAGGGCGCGAGCGCGTTCGTGTGGTCGTGGATGGGGGCGCTGGGCGAGGCCACCGAGCGCCTCACCTTCGGCCCCGGCGTGACCTGCCCGTCGTTCCGCTACCACCCGGCGATCATCGCACAGGCCGCGGCGACGCTCGGAGCGATGTACCCGGGCCGTTTCTGGCTCGGGCTGGGCAGCGGCGAGGCCCTCAACGAGCACTTCGTGGGCGGCGTGTGGCCCGAGCCCCACGTGCGTCTGCGGATGATGCAGGAGGCCGTCGAGATCATCAGGCAGCTCTTCACGGGCGAGGTCATCAGGCACCGCGAGGACGGCTACTTCAAGCTCGGCCGCGTGAAGCTGTGGACCCTGCCGGAGGAGCCCGTGCCGGTGCTCGTCGCCACCTCCGGGCCCGTGACAGCGCGGTGGACGGGCGAGCATTGCGACGGCATCATCATGCCGGGCGCCGCCCCGGCCAAGCTCCGCATGCTCCTCGACAGGTTCGCCGAGGGCGCCCGCCGCGCCGGCAAGGACCCGGAGAAGATGCCGAAGCTCCTCCAGCTCCACCTCTCCTGGGCGCCCACGCGGGAGGAGGCCGAGGCGAACGCGCTGCGCGAGTGGCCCAACGGCGGGATGGCCTTCCCCAAGCAGGACATCCGCTCGCCCGAGGACTTCGAGCAGATGGCGAAGCTCGTGCGGATCGAGAACTACCGGGACCGCATGCTGATCTCGCCGGACCTGGAGGAGCACCGCGAGCACATCCAGCGGTTCCTCGACCTGGGTTTCACCGAGGTCCACGTGCACAACGTCGGGCGCAACCAGGAGGAGTTCATCGCGGCCTTCGCGGACGAGGTGCTGCCGCGGCTGTCGGGCTGA